From a region of the Fischerella sp. JS2 genome:
- a CDS encoding response regulator transcription factor codes for MNKIRVVLIEDHDLTRVGIKIALQQKEEIEVVGEAANAADGIKLLKTIQPDIAIIDIGLPDKDGIELTREVKASANGEDSGVKVLILTLRDNKEAVLAAFAAGADSYCMKDIKFDNLPEAVRVTYNGNAWIDPAIARIVLQQAQQNPLKLEGTAETKISVPSLENNGTEEDIIDPYILTERELEVLQLIVEGCSNAVIAERLYITVGTVKTHVRNILNKLCADDRTQAAVRALRSGLVG; via the coding sequence ATGAATAAAATTCGTGTGGTATTGATAGAAGATCATGATCTCACCCGTGTAGGTATCAAAATAGCACTACAGCAAAAAGAAGAAATAGAAGTGGTGGGAGAAGCTGCTAATGCTGCTGATGGTATAAAATTGTTAAAAACTATACAACCAGATATTGCAATTATAGATATCGGTTTACCAGATAAAGATGGTATTGAACTTACACGAGAGGTAAAAGCATCTGCCAACGGAGAAGATTCAGGAGTAAAAGTATTAATTTTGACTCTGCGTGATAACAAAGAAGCCGTTCTTGCAGCTTTTGCCGCTGGGGCTGACTCCTATTGTATGAAGGATATCAAGTTCGATAACTTACCAGAAGCTGTACGTGTTACTTACAATGGCAATGCTTGGATTGATCCAGCGATCGCTCGTATTGTATTACAACAAGCACAACAAAATCCATTGAAATTAGAGGGGACAGCAGAGACTAAAATTTCAGTGCCAAGTTTAGAAAATAATGGTACTGAAGAAGATATAATTGACCCCTACATCCTCACAGAAAGAGAATTAGAAGTATTGCAACTGATTGTAGAAGGTTGTAGTAATGCTGTAATTGCGGAAAGGTTATACATTACGGTTGGTACTGTCAAAACACATGTTCGTAACATTTTAAACAAACTATGTGCCGACGACCGTACCCAGGCAGCAGTTAGGGCTTTGCGTTCTGGATTAGTCGGATAG